In the candidate division WOR-3 bacterium genome, GACTCCGTGCACGGAATGCCCGGTAAGCGGCAGAAGTCATATAATATGCAAGCAAGGCAAACATCGTTGCGCCGAGTGGTGTAAGGATATTCAAATAGATCTTTTGATATAAGGATTTTTCATCTATCCCGAAGAAAAGTCCGATTACTGCCATTGCGAACATGCTAACCAGTGTAACAAGGCTATAAATCCAATCGGCTCTCTTTCTTCTGATTATTGTAATATGGTGACTTGTCAGATTCCCGATTCCCAGTACCAAAGCAAATGCTGATAACACGACCACCCATTTGTTAATAGTAGAATTAAATTGAGTGGATACAGGATGCGGAATGAAATATTGACAAACCATTAAAAATCCGATTATTAAACATAATATCAATGGAATCTTCTTTTTCATTGTACCTTTAATATGGAAGTCAAATTAATTTTGAGAAATGCAAGAACTGTTAGTAAGACGAGAATGAGAAGTGTGAGAATTTTTCCGGTGTCCTGTGCCTTCAAAGATGCAACAAGAACTGGTTCTTTTGTTAAATAAGCAGACGCAGCATAAACTTCTTCCCCAAGAAGCGTGTAATCACACGCAGTAACAAAAAACGGCAATTGCAGAACCTGATCAGTACCGGCAATCTGAATAGCCCCAACCTGATTCCCGGTCTCTGCCATTAAAAGTGATTCAGCAAAAAACGGACCTATAAAAAAATTTGTTGCGGGCTTTTCCCTCAAAATAATCCCATTTATCGCTGCTGCATATCCAAATTGGGATTCAGTAAGATAACGCACATAATCATCCTTGAATTTATCAATCTTTCCTTCACTTGTAAATGCCTGTTTGACGACCTCGCGAGCAACTGTATATACAACCGGATAACAATTTACCACAATAATTGGATTTTCATAGACTGCCGACTTCTTTGCAATCTCACCAAGAATATTCATTGAAGCAATTACAGAAGGAAAATCAATATCACCGAGACCAGGTACATAAAGTATTGGCTTTCCCATTTCGGTTGCCCTGCCCACTGCCTCTTCAACTGCATCAAGCCCAGCAATCTTTCTGATAAATAATTTTGCACCTCTTTTTGCACGAGACATAAAGTATATCAAAAATAAGGTGAACAAAATAATTGCAAAAAGAATATTAAGTCTGCCCTTGTGAAATAACTGTGGAGAGGATTGAACAATGTTACTCAGTGTGTATGAATAAATGCTATCATTCTTTTGAATTGCAATTTGGTATATATATTTTACTGAATCTAAAACAGTGTTATCTTCAAAATTTGTTGCATATCTCCCGGCAAAACCAATTTTTGTAAATGCAGTATCAGAAATCGTTTTACGAAAAATTACATAACCGTCAATCAGGGTATCCTCTACACCCTTCCAGCATAGATAAATAGATTTACCCCCGTCATTGGGTCTGTCCCGCGCAATAAAATTATCTATTGATGCATAGAATATGAGTAAAAGCCACACATCCTATTTTAGCCAAAAAATTTGTGCTGTCAATCCGTTTTCTTTTTATCTCTTCCGCCATAGTATTCATTCTTCCATATTGATCAATAAAAAAATATTCGCCCATCCCCTAATTTTATCATTTATTGCTCTTTTATCACATAAATATAATCGCAATTGTATGTCCGAACATAGAGTTTTTTACCTTTTACAATCATCGTCTCCGGGGCACTATCAAGTTTGATTTTTTGAATAATTTCACCGGTATAGCGGTTGACGACAAATAGAAAAAAGGAATTTTGGGAAAATCTCATCGCCAGTCCCCTATCA is a window encoding:
- a CDS encoding DUF6754 domain-containing protein, giving the protein MWLLLIFYASIDNFIARDRPNDGGKSIYLCWKGVEDTLIDGYVIFRKTISDTAFTKIGFAGRYATNFEDNTVLDSVKYIYQIAIQKNDSIYSYTLSNIVQSSPQLFHKGRLNILFAIILFTLFLIYFMSRAKRGAKLFIRKIAGLDAVEEAVGRATEMGKPILYVPGLGDIDFPSVIASMNILGEIAKKSAVYENPIIVVNCYPVVYTVAREVVKQAFTSEGKIDKFKDDYVRYLTESQFGYAAAINGIILREKPATNFFIGPFFAESLLMAETGNQVGAIQIAGTDQVLQLPFFVTACDYTLLGEEVYAASAYLTKEPVLVASLKAQDTGKILTLLILVLLTVLAFLKINLTSILKVQ